AGGCTGAAGTCTCAGCAGCTGCTTAAGAAAGCTACTGTCTCCAACTAGTGATGTAACATCGTTCCCTCACCAGCGGGGTCTCTAGGAACAGTCTCTGGTGAAGTTCCCCGCCCTGccaccccccccccctcccccatttgggttttttttttcagtagggCCTCAGTGCAGTTACCAAAGGATACAGAGCAATATAAAAGATCAGTCTGGGGATGCTGCGCAGCACAGCATTCTGGCTGTATTCCCCAGGAAGGCCTGGGGCAATTTCAAACAGGCTTGCCATCAGGAAATTCGGAAGAAGTCTTACCCTTACTCTCCACAGATCCATCACTTACTCTGCTATCAATACCCCATTGGGGCACCTCTTAGCTTATGTTTTATTAATTATAGTATATTTGTCATGCATGCAATGTCATATATATCAGCCTCCTCTCACACTGAACTCCCCTGAAGCCAGAGAGATGCAGAGTCTGGCTTCTCTAATATGTGAGATCCTCAATGCCATCTGTCAATCCATATAACACCTCGAAACTTCCATACTCATTGCTTTTGATTACACTGTTCCTCAACTTCAAAGGATTTGGTTTCCTCTCCAAGACATTTCAGAGCCTTAATAATCTTCACAAAAACTGTCTTAATTTCTCAGAGGTGAGAATAGTGGGACTGGGTGATGCTGACCGCCTCGCCATTCTTCAAGGATGTCCAGGGATCCCAGGTGTCTCTGGCCCAAAAGGAGAAGCAGGTCTCCCAGGAACAAAAGGTAAGGCCCCTAAAGCCAGCGACGAGCACCCTGAGACGAGATGGTTTTGTTGCTTTGGATAGGGGAAGCAAGGTGAGGCTGGAGCAGTAGCTGGCCTGGCACTGGCTGCTGTGAGGAACTGGAGAATTGAAGTGGAAACCACCCCAATTAGACATATGCTGGTACACATGGAGTGACCTGTTTCTTCCTTGAGTCCTGTCCTGTCAATCTGATGTGATCTTGGGGTGTGAAGTGTCTCATTtgtttcttctgcagaaaataatCCAGTTATTTTTTGGGTCTGTATCCAACAATCTGGGTGGGAGGGAGGCTGAGATGCTCCTGCCTTTTTCTGGGGGAATAGTGTGGGAAATATACTGGCAACCCCTATTCTGGGGTACAAGGGAGGTGGGGGTCCTTCAGAGTTTTCATAGCCAATGCACAGAGAAGGTGAATCACATCAGCTGAGCGAGATGATCCACCACAGTAAAATCCATGGACTGGCTCCACGATGTATCAAAGCTCCTAAGAATTCTGATGTAAACTGCAAATTTAGACTTTGAATGGCAGTACCAGAGTAGTAAGGCTTCAACAGAAAAGAAGGAGTAAGGTAAAAGAGTAAAATAGGTTACAAGTTTGAATCTGATTACCGCAGCTCCTTTGTTTCAGTGAAAGCCAAGGCCCAGTTGTCCAGGTGACTCTCCGCTCTGGTCAGTTTGTAACGTACCCATGAAAAATAAGTCTCTTTGCAGGAGAAATGGGAGACCAGGGATTCCCCGGGAAAGCAGGACCACCTGGTGCAAAAGGTAATGTGTAACATATTCAGCTCTAATCCGTAAATGCCCCCAAGCTTGGGACATGTGCTGGGAGACTGGGTCTTCAGAGATGAACTGCAGGATTGTCCATAGGCTAAGAAATGGTGCTGAAGTAGAATAGGAAAAGCCTGATTTGGGGTGTGGCTCTTGCATGGCGTGAATACTGGAAATAGTGTCCTTGAGTGTCTGAGACCACAACACAGAAGAAGATAACACTCTTCTTGAAATTTCTCACTGACCCTAAAATCAGATTTCTCCTCATTTTCCACTCCTACCCTAACCTGCCTCCAGCATAATAAGCCTGCCCAAATGCCCCCTAGCTCTGAGGAGCTTTGGAGCTCTCTATGGAGCTTCAGCCCAGAGGCCTGATGCAGAGGCACTATGCTGATGCTTGTTCTGCCAATTGACAGGGGCAATTTAAAGAACATACCAATGGAAAGAATGATCTTATTTTACTATGAATATAAAGGCAACAGAGTAAAATAATACATTCAATAAAACTACATGCTTGGCTTTGGCAACAAGCAAAAATTAGCAAGGTAATGCACCTAATCATTACTATACGAGAGAAAGGATAGTCATTTAGAAGGATACATCACCAATTGCCTAAATATTTTAACATCATCCAGTCACTGGGGAGCCCTGTTTCACAGAGGGGACCTGGACAACCCTTCCTGGCAATTGGGAAAATCCTACATGGTGTGTCCATAGGTGAGGTCTCCAGATTTGCCCTGAAAGAGAGTCCAGTGTTTATAGGCCCAAATCAGCTAGTCAAAGtgacttgattttatttttagctcaGGAATGCCTGGGTCTGATGGCATGCTTCCTGCTTAGCCAGGGCCAGTGCTCAGAGCCCAGGTCTTGGCTGGGAGGGTTTTCCCCTAAAATACCTTACAAACAAGCCTCTCAGTTGGAAAAGCTTCTTAAAATGACACATTTCTTGCAGACAACTACACAAGGTTATAAACAGCTAGCATAAGCATCTCTGTCATCTATTTTTTAGGTAAATAATACTGATGGTGTTAGTCACAAAATATTCACAATCCATCTTGTAAGTCTACTCTGGCTTAGGCCTGCTGCTCAGGCCTAGGCACATCGTTGCTTTCAGCAGCCTCCAGCCTTCAACTCAGTGTGCAGTGCTCACTTGACCAGAAGAACGGGATCAAACAATGGCACAGGACGAGGTTTCCTTTATAATGGGAGGAACCCCTGAAGAGGACAATATCTGTTGAGAAACTGGCATTCTTAGGCTTTCTTAAGATCTTCAGCAGGACATGTACTGCAAATACTGGAAAAGTGTCTCTTCTAAGGaatgcagctgccagcacaagGGAACCGTAGGGACTGAGCAGCACTGACTATCAGGGAACACATCCCTTTTTACATGCTGAATATGAAGCTATTTCCTGGCCAAAAGCACCCAGGACTTGAACTGAGATGCCAGCAGGAGATGGACAAAACCACTGAAAAACTCTGACAAACCCTATTGATCAAAATCTCCTAAGTGCCTGACTGTAAACAGAAAGCCCCCACAAAAAGTCACTGAAATGGAACTGTGAATCCCCCATACATTCCAAGAGATGGAGCAGCAGTTCTCTCTCCTCTGTATCCTGCTCTTCTTGAGAGATACTGCTGATCAagagagcagccaggctgaggcagcagcaccaaCTGGGACACTCAGCCAAGCACTGTAGCTTTGCACCTCTTGACAGCCTCTCCTGTACATTTGAGACATATTGAGGGGTTGGAGCAGTCATTTGTCGAGGCACAGTAATGCATTTGCATTGGATAGTCCATGATGAGCATTTTCCTCTTGTATTTTGtaggagcagctggagagccTGGCTTCCCAGGACTGAAAGGTAAAGCATGCTGTGCTGGATTTATTATGTGAGCTACTTTGTAAACTTCCACCCTGTGCTGTTCTCCTACAACACAACAGATGAGAGCAGCTATAGAGACTGGATGGGGCTGTTTGCTGACAGTTATACCTCATCAGCTGATGGTGCCGCCTGGCACCATCAGCTGCAGAAGCCACAAGGCTGAGGGACCAGCCAGATTTGGGCAGAGTCTTAATATTCTCATGCTATGGCAAAATGCAGAGGCTCAAATGAAATTCAGTTGCTGCTAGTGCCAGAGGAACATGTGTCTACCAGCACTAGCAACAAGGTATTAGGAAAcatggtttttttcccttgtgccATCTTGCATGTGAGGGCCACAAGCACCCACCACTGAGCATCATCTGCACTGTGGCATCCCTCTCTGGAGTTTGGCTGGCAATCATTGGGTCCAACACTACTGGTCTGGCAGATGGTTCTAGTGCTCCAGTTGTCACTGCTGCTCCCAAACCACTAGCTGaagccctgtgccagcagcagctattTTCCTGATGGGATTTGTAACTCTGCCTTTCCAAGGTGCATTGCTTCCTTCTTCCCACACTCACCCACTCACCATTTGGACCTCTAAGCCCTAAAACAGATGCCAGCAGGAAATAGATCATGCCAGGTCCAACAGGCCAAGAGaggcaaagctgctgctccttgtgcatagatagatagatagagatataatatataatatatattttttaatatatataatataatataatataatataatataatataatataatataatataatataatataatataatataatataatataatataatataatataatataatataatataatataatataatataatataatataatataatataatataatataatataatataatataaaatatattttttaatgtatttatttatatttatagtgCACCCCCAGTGGCCACCCCATGTACCTCCTGGTCAACCTGGAGAGCTCTTCCCAGTGTCTGAAGCAACTGGGTGTCAATCCTGTAGTTTACAGGGGTTTGTGACTTGGCTTCCCATGTACCTCTCTATGCTTTCCTGGGTCTGTGCAGATAGGCTGGTGGGTCTCCTGTGGTGGGCCTGGTAGCAGCCAGGACCGCTTATACTGAGCAACTCTTCCTGCCTGTTTTCTCTATGCCTTTCATTTGCTTGGTGCAGATGGGCCAAGCACTTCCTCTAACATAACAGCTCTCCAGTGCAGCAGGATTTGTCTTGACAAATCTCAAGTACTGGGAAGGGGAGTTCTGGGTGTGGAAAGTGGAGAGCAATTGATGGTGTTGTTTGTCCAACAGGAACAAAAGGAGAGCCTGGATTTCCAGAAATATGGAGTAAGTTTCTTCCTAATTCTTCACGACACTGGTCAGCTTTGCAGAGTGGATGGTGGTGGACTACCTGCACCAGAAATCAGGACAGGATAGGAACAGAAAGAGTGACACTGAATAATAGAATAAGGAGATATCACTGTTATCTTTGGTTCTCACAGACACATGCATCTTCTGTGGGTCTACTCTGTACTCCAGCCATGCTGTGAAAGTCAGGTTCTCTGAGCACTACTTAAATGtcctctcctctgtgtgcccTCGAGGAGGTGTATCTGAATTTTTCAGACTTGGTGTCCTGATTTCTAAGATGAAACCACTACAAACACCTGAATAGACACGTGGTTACTTCAAAGGCTGTTATACTCCTGCACTTGCAGTGACACCTTTAGTACTTGCAGAGTGCATGTGTGCAACTTATTCAttagaagagaagaagaaaaacaaaagaaacaattttcagTTGCTCCCTCTGTCTCCATGAGCTAAAGTTCGAGGAGAGCTACAACCTCCTCTGACTGCAAATGGGTGCTGTAGGGCCACAATAAAGGCTCAGACAGATCAAAGCTGCTGTAACACCTGACAGACTGGCATGCCACTGAACTTGTTCCTtgctgccccaggcacttctctgGGCATGTAAAAGATTTGACTaataggaaggaaaaggaaagggccAAGTCCAGGACCATCTCCCTGCTAGGGAGGTCACAAGACAGCCTGGTACAGCTGTGTATCCATGTATCACACACAGCACACTGGGACACCTGCAACACCAGCTAGCACACTGAGCACCAGACAACCACCTCTCTGATCATCCCCCCAGGCTTTCCCGACAACAGCTATAGGTTGGGATGTCTGATAGGGACCATTCAGTCTCCTGTGAATCTGAAGTTCTGTCAGCAGGTAtggttttggggaggaaaaaaagtatatataagatgtatatatgtgtatacatacatacatacatatatatatatgtatgtatatatataaaaatgtacatATTCAAAAGCACTGTTTGTCTTGGGGAGACCTCAGTGTGGCCTTCAAGTACTTAGGGGGTGCTTATAAAAAAGCTGgcaggtgattttttttgtatggGCAGTGATGGGACGCTGGGGAATGATTTACAgctaaaagaggagagatttagattagatattaggagaTGAATCTTTACTCAGAAGCTGGTAAGAGCCTGGCATGGGttggccagagaagctgtggctgcccatccctggaaatgtccaaggccaggtttggatgggacttggagcaacctggtctagtggaaggtgtccctgcccatggcaggggatgcaATGAGATGAGCATTaatgttccttccaacccaaaccgtgGGTATTTCTATGATTCAATCCATAGAGCATGAGCTGAACACTGTTCACTGCATCACAGGGAGCTGCCCTGTGTCACTAGCTCCTTTGCTGTGAACTACCTACATACTCTCTGTGCCCTGCATACATTCTGGAGCTGGGGCAAATTTCTGGATCATGAGTTTGTTGTCTTTTTAAGAACTGCTCCATCATCCAGACTCCCAAAAGTCATTGCAGATGAGAGGAGTCTCAGCACCTTAGACCATCTTTCTTAGAAGATGCCCATCTCCCCTGCAACATATGAGCCCAGAAGACATGGCAGGGTTTGGCTCCCAGCAGATCTATATTAGGATTCTGCAGTACAAAGAGCCAACTGGGTGCTGAAGGGCTCAAAGGCTCAAGGCTGATGTGCTTCTGTGATCAGTAAACACATTATAACTCTTTCCACTTGATCTCTTTGATTTGCACAGAACCGGGGAACTGCCAAGAACTGTTGGCCAAAGGGAAGATTTTGAGTGGCTGGTACACAATCTACCCCCAAGACTGCAATGCCACCACTGTCTTCTGCGACATGGACACAGATGGTGGGGGATGGATTGTGAGTAGGATGAGAAAAGGGAGGTTTACATGTTCCTACAGAGATTCTTGTTAAGGCTGCAAAGGATGGCTCAAAAATAGAACACACAGCCAAGGTTCACATCTCTAAGCCTGAGTGAATCCTTCTGGATACAGGGGATTCCCCCAAGACTTGTCTCTGAAAGCAGGCTGAGTGCAACACACCCTGCTTAAATCAGCAAATCATTTCCTCCTCATTTCCAAGGGCATATGGAGGAGATCATTGAGTGAGGCATTATTGTGGGGTTTGCTCCCCAGACACCCACAAGAGTGTCCTGATGCAGGGGAAGCATTTACCATGGAGGACATGTCCCCCAGGCACTGTGGATGCTTTTGCATGAGGGATGGGCTGGTGGGTCTGAGGGtctctttcaggtttttcagagGCGCTGGGATGGGTCAGTGAACTTCTTGCGAGATTGGGATTCATACAAACGAGGCTTTGGCAACCAGCTGACGGAGTTCTGGATGGGGAATGACAACATCCACTTCCTCACCTCTCTGGGTAAGGTCTACCTCTCTCCCGGGCTGGAGCCATGAGAGTCCATCTCCTATACCCACATTGGGTCATTACAGACCGCTGAGTTTCTCATATTCATCTGAGGACCCCACTAATCCCAAACAGGATGCAGGCTCTTTGAAGCCTATTGCATACAGGAAATTgcactctaaaaaaaaaaaaaaaaaccaaaaaaaacccacaaaaaaaaacaacagaaaaaaaaaaaactagaagTCAGGGAAGAGAATGAGTTGGCTGCATGATCTATCCTAGAGACAGGCCAACACATATTCTTCCTACTTGGACTGTTTGTGATGGCATCATCTGGTCCACAAACAGCCTTGGAGTTGCAGCTGTGTGCAGAACTCCTGCTCATGACCACCCAATATCATATCTGAAAATGTGTTCTCTAGAAAACCATCAAAGGTAAAGAGACTCTGTgggaattttaaataaatcaaaatctCTCAAGTAATGGCAGCTCCTCTCAAGTTAGCTCACAACATCTTAAACACTCCGCCGTGAAATCCAATGGCGTACCCACCATCCTCCCTGCACCACTGCTGTCCATCTTCTCTTCTAGGGCCCTGTGAACTCCGTGTTGATCTGAGAGACTTTGAGAACAACTGCTATTTTGCCAAGTATGCTTCATTCAGAGTGTTAGGAGAGTCAGAGAAATACAGACTGGTTCTAGGAGACTTCCTTGGTGGAAACGCTGGTAAGTTTGAGGCAGCTCACTGGAAAAGTCTGTTTCCTAGAGCATTTCAGAAGTGTTCAGCTTCTATGCAGAGATGTATAATGCATACTTCTTGTATCAGCTACATTTTGagtcaattttttaaaactggcCATGGTACCTCAGGTACTGAGTGACCTCTGGGTACAGGGATGGAGGGGGACACCCATCACCCAAAGAAATGTGACTCAGAGCATCACCTTCAAATTCAACCCTATGGTTTAATAGCAAATGAGCCTGGTCCTGAGCAGCACCCAATCCAACTGACCTTCCCAACAGTTCTGCATCAGCCAGGTCAAGGTCTGCTTTTGATTACATTGGCAGGAGACATTTGCCCAGGAGGTCTGGCATTTCCAGGGCTGGGGTGCTGTTCAATACTTGCAGCATCAGCACTCAATCATCTTAATATccgatttttaatttttttttttttaagtaaaccAATCTTCTTCAAAATTCAATATCCATCATTCAAGAATGAGTGAAATGAACACCAGAGAGAGCAGTGCTCTGGGTTTTTATGGCTTTGCACACTGCAACCCTGTCTGATAATTCAGACCTCAGCATATCTGCAGAGAACCTGAGCATTGCAGGAGAAGTGACATCTGTGTAGCTGTGAAAAGAATCTGGCCCACTTGATTCACAGGCATAGATAAATTCTCCATGTGTTTTAGCAGAGCTCAGGATGCTTTTGTCCAAGACAAGAAGGAAACAGGGGCAACCTGGGCAAGAGAGGAGCAGGATTTATACAACCTGCCTTGCACCTGACAAGGGCCACTGGTGCCCAGAAGGAGTGCACAGAAACATCGATGTGTCCTGTTTGTGATCCCTACTGCAGTAACTGTGAATGTGTGCTCTCTGCAGGAGACTCTTTATCGTACCACAGGGATATGCCATTTTCAACAACAGATCAGGACAATGACATGAGTTCCTTTAACTGTGCCACAGAATACAAAGGAGCGTGGTGGTACAATGACTGCCATTACTCCAACCTGAATGGGATGTACTGGATGGGTGTGCATGGGAGCTACGCTGATGGCATCAATTGGAAGACAGGCAAAGAATACCACTACTCCTATAAGCAAACGGAATTGAAGTTCAGGCCAGTTTAACATGGTGACAGGGTGCCTGACTAGATCCAAGAGGTGCCACTCACCCACCAACAGAAGACGCAAAACAATATTGTCTGGGGATAAAAATGCACCAGAAAGGACATTACAGGTTGTGCCTTCTGCCTAGGGCAGGATTTTTGAAGCCAGAAGATATTGGTGCTGGTTTGAGCTCCTGTAAGAACCAGACCCTGACCCTCTCTCACCCCGACTACCTTCAGCAGCCCCACTAATGCAGACTGAGCCCAAGCACCATTTTCTGAAAAGTGCATTACCTTGATTTAAAGACCAGGTGATGGGTGGGGCCAGCGTACCTCAGTAAAGCTCTCTGATATTATTACCCTACCGTATAATCCATGTATATGAAGACTCCAATATGCATGCAGCCTCTTTCTGTTAGACCCAAGAGCCACACCCGAAAGGCACTGAATTCCTGATCTGTCCCACCCTCCCTgcaggctgggatggagccaCAACATAGAACAGCATGGAAAAGACTGAGCTTCTAGTACAGCACTGTCAGCACTACCagtttcccctttccttccccacGTGTTCCAAGACCTCAGGTGAGATCCCAGCTCCTGGAACCACAGCAGAGTTGCTCAGCACTTCCCACCAGGACACAGCTTCAGCTGGGCTCAGAGCCAGCTTTGGCCATTCTTCCAGAGCATGTTTCTAGATCTCATTAGCTGCTGTGGACCAAGAGCTGTATGCAAAATAGTCTGTTCAGCAGCATGTGTGGTACCAAGACACTACAGCAGTTACAAGTCAAGTGTGTGGTCATCGTGTAcagtgccagcaccttccaCTTCATCTTGTTTCCAGTAGCGTTTGAGGGTGGGCTATCTGCTTGGGGGTGGACACAATTCATCCTGTTCATGTATTGTATTTGACTATTAGGAGAACTAGGTCTCTTCTTCCTGATATAAAATTTCGATAGCCAAactcaattttatttctgtgtcttttattttaaagaaagcaagTAAGCAGCACTGGATGGCTGGGGAGTCACCATTCCACTAATGGCACTCACCACTTACAAGTTCAGCAAATTATATATACTGTTTTTAAGCCTACAAAGCATTTTCCAATGTGTTTGGTTAGTCCAGATCAGCAAATATCAATAAGCTGGGATCAGCAATTTCATAATCTTTCCAGGTGGCCGTTGGCTTCCTGTCCTTCTTGTGGTTGTCTGGAGGGAGGCCTTACACTGGTGTCTGCTACATTATTTTGTCAAGTTCATCAAGCTTTTTATTATACATAAGCATTTTAGTTGCTTTGTTGCAATATTCCTTTAGCTTTACTACAACTTCCTCTATTTTATTCCAAGCATCAGTCATTTTGCTGCCTCATCTCTTTACTATACTTCTATTTGGCTATTTGGTCAGAAAATTTCAATTGCTGATTCCATTGCCAATTGACACAATTGCATTTTtcacaaaagcatttttcacaTTCCTGCACTTGTGCTGCTGTACTCCTCACCACAGTTGACTGAGGGTTGGCATCTCCTGACTCACTATGCCCTGTCTCTGTTTACTTCTTTTCAGTTACACAAGAAAGAGTGTGTCTGAGCAGAGAAGCTTTTGCACACTGAAAGCCCCATAGTTACTTTTCCCTCTTCAGGAGCTCCATCTTGTTTTTCTCCTACTCCCATTAAGATTCACATGCCTTCACCAGGAGCAAAGTCCCAGAGCATTCAGCTATATCTCACCCATCAGCTGCTGATGCTGTCTTCCAGGAGTAGCTTCTCAGAGGTCCAAGGTACTACCAGAGACTTCTCTGCAGGTGCTGACATACTCAGCTATAAACTAGCTAAAAGTGCTAAAGCCCCTTTTTCTGCTCATCTCTAGCTTCTCCTCTTACTACACAGAAACCTTCAATTGTTACATTGTGCTCATGGCCATCCTGttcccccttccccgggaccctgtgactgatcaagataaccctgtacccctccttcctgccccaacagggttggcagagagccagggaagcccaccctgtccaaagtctatataaacccctgacaattcctgttcatcctcttttgcccctctctccacaaggacatcacagaataaagagagctgaaccaacatatattggggtaagagcctcttttagaaatctttgccatctcctgatattcctcccctcaaagcctcggcTCTttgggctagcctgataattcaggGGGCTGAGAGGGAGGGGAAGGTCATTCAATGTTTAAATTTTGCTTGTAAAGGACACTGATGAGACTTAAACAGACTACTTactacacagaaataaaaaaaaaaaactattagTAGATAAAATACAGTGCATGATAAAGGTACCTATTACATCTAGTGAAGAAATAGTATAGATTAAGATACAATGTAATTTACCACTAAATGGATGATGGACTACACATCAAATTCTTCCTCTCAATTCCCAGGAAAGTAACCACGGAATTTGATTCCAAACTCCAGGGAGAAGTCCCTACATGTTTCCAGGGGGTATGTAGGAGGTTTCTACCTCCACGAAAACTTGTGTAGCTTTTATAGTTTTGAAAGTAGTGTATTTCAGTCGGGAATTTCTAGCTTATCTCCCCACATCTGTTCTCACGCCCAGTTGTTTATTGGGAGTTCTACTCCTGGCACCAGAGAAATAATTAACTCACTAGCCTTCGAGCTGGCCTGAGTTATCACATAATGTGGAGGGGAGAGTATCCAGAGCTGACACACTAGCTACAGATAAGATCTTCTGTGGTAGGGGGGATGTCCTGCCACACTCTTGTAGGGGTAGCATGTGCAGGAAGATTCTGGCCTTACTTTTGCCTGCATAACATTGTGCTTACTGGCTGCTCTGCCCAAAGAGCCACTGCTGGCAGAGACAGCCCCTCTGCCACCATCAGCCCACCCACGCCTGCCCACAGGCAAGTTCCTATTTTCTGGCTTACAAAAATCACTCCTAGCTTTTGGTGTCTCTGAAACTTACTCAAAGATGGATCTGCCATTCTCCTGCAAAACACAACAGCAAAGTTGCATTGAATCTCCCATGTACGGCCCAACAATATCC
The sequence above is drawn from the Taeniopygia guttata chromosome 17, bTaeGut7.mat, whole genome shotgun sequence genome and encodes:
- the LOC100229165 gene encoding ficolin-1 isoform X1, encoding METAAPALLVLLSLRVTICDTEDTCSEVRIVGLGDADRLAILQGCPGIPGVSGPKGEAGLPGTKGEMGDQGFPGKAGPPGAKGAAGEPGFPGLKGTKGEPGFPEIWKPGNCQELLAKGKILSGWYTIYPQDCNATTVFCDMDTDGGGWIVFQRRWDGSVNFLRDWDSYKRGFGNQLTEFWMGNDNIHFLTSLGPCELRVDLRDFENNCYFAKYASFRVLGESEKYRLVLGDFLGGNAGDSLSYHRDMPFSTTDQDNDMSSFNCATEYKGAWWYNDCHYSNLNGMYWMGVHGSYADGINWKTGKEYHYSYKQTELKFRPV
- the LOC100229165 gene encoding ficolin-1 isoform X2; the protein is MSRDPRCLWPKRRSRSPRNKSLFAGEMGDQGFPGKAGPPGAKGAAGEPGFPGLKGTKGEPGFPEIWKPGNCQELLAKGKILSGWYTIYPQDCNATTVFCDMDTDGGGWIVFQRRWDGSVNFLRDWDSYKRGFGNQLTEFWMGNDNIHFLTSLGPCELRVDLRDFENNCYFAKYASFRVLGESEKYRLVLGDFLGGNAGDSLSYHRDMPFSTTDQDNDMSSFNCATEYKGAWWYNDCHYSNLNGMYWMGVHGSYADGINWKTGKEYHYSYKQTELKFRPV